The Cannabis sativa cultivar Pink pepper isolate KNU-18-1 chromosome 8, ASM2916894v1, whole genome shotgun sequence genomic interval ATATCCTTTCATCTTGTTGACTCATAAACCACTTCTTGATAATATGTTGTTTGATTTCCCTGAAAATGAGTTGATATTTACATTTACTGAATTGTTTTTCTATGCTACTGAGAACAGAAACTATTTTCATGTACCGTGTTACCTAATCAGTAGCCATATTAATTGGTTCGACAGGGGAAGAAAAATCCTGGGACAGATGAAAATGCTGTTAAGTCATTTTTGGCTCAAGTAATGGAAGCCAAGGAAATGAAAATCGACAGGTCAGTGCTAACACtaataaatttttcttttatcttcTATCATCCTCAGATGTATGGTACTAAATGTTTTCTCCAATTTGACTGTAATAGCTGGCATATTATGATGAGGATGCGGGCTCCAAAAGAAGGTTCATGTGACCCTATTGCTCCTCTTGAGCTACCACATTCTCTGCATGCATTCCATCGCGTCTCTGATACAGATGAGCTAAACAAGGTGAATATGCCAAACGTAGAATATGTTTATTGCCTGTATTgctttatatgtataaaaatatttatagaatCCTACTACAGCCTGCTTGCTCATACAAAAAAGAAATTCGCAATTATACTTGAACCGTCGTAAGGATATCATATGTTTGACTTGTATTGTTTGAATTACCGAAGAGCTCTAGTTGTCTTTCTAATCTGTTTCCAAGTAATAGTataatttggaaaaattataactaatgaTCTGGCTAGTTTGAATTTTTCTGACTGTCCTTTAGCTGGATACTTCAGTTTCTTATGCATGAAATCACTGAACTACTTTTCAGGAGGGTTGTCACACATTTCGTGGCGGATTTTGGAACTACTTCAGCATGGGTATGAATGTTGACTTGAATGTTACTTGATTTTCATTCTTTGAAGGAACATGACTTTAAGAAACATTTTAATTTTGTCTATGGTTTATTTTTGTAATCTCAGATGAATCATATCAAATGGTAATTCCATTGTTTTATTTGgtctaaattattttataaaccgCGGGTTTAAAAATGCTATTTTTGTAGTTGATCATGATTTTCTTATGCAATACATTTTTAATGAAAAGTATTTATGATCTGTTCTCTATAGGAATGGATGCTCAAGTATCATATGCATTTCACTCTGAGCGGAAGTTGCATCCTGAGAAGTTTaagaatcaattaattaatcagGTACTTCTGGCACACTGATGTCAATGCAATGGTTGAATAATATGCACTGATAATCTATAAAGTACTCCATCTTAAACATATTAGCTTTGTCATAAAAATGTGTAATATGGTCTTAGCTACTGCTTCTCTTTGGTGTTTTAGAGGAACTTATTTGTCCATTTTAAGCACTTCTCAGTTTTACACATGTTATTTTTGCATGACAAACAATTTGCTAATACATGAACTACAACGCATGCTTGAATAGTTCTATTGTGCtctactaattattttattttatcccCAAAACAGAGTACTTATGCCAAGATTGTGGGCAGTCAAGGCTGGTTTTTCGCTTCTCTTTTCCACCACTCTTCCCGGTGAGTATGTAGATCTCAAACATGACCAAGACTCTCATGGTTTACATTTTGATTGCCGTGGTTTATTCTCTTCATTTGCATGCACACATATGCTACTATGAGGTGTCTGCTTTAACATTATACAGAAATTATTGTATAAAAAAATGACTGCCATGATTTTTCATAATACAGGAACATAGCTCAATTAGCGAAGGTGAGCATAATGAAAAAACAAGGTTCTTGGGTAGAGCTCACCATTCCTCAGAGGTAATTGTTCTTTATATTTTAGCCATAATTGAATTGATATATGATATTCTAGGACAACCTTATTCTGGTGCCTTATCAAATGGTCTATGTAGTCTACCatactaaaattttctattattaGGCGCTAGGTTGAGATTCTTCTTGTTTTGCTTACCCATCATTCGCAAGTACTTTGTGAATGTTTCTTCATGTTATGAATAATAACTTTGAAGCTTTCATCTTCAAAAAGTTCAAACCCTTATCTGTGACAAAGAGAAAGTGAGTCGTATTATTTGTTATCTAGTGTAGTGTATTAGTGTTCAAATAGCTTCTTGAAACTTGTTAACACAATTTCATAGATTGACGATGAAGTACACTTTCCTACTTTTTGCTCTTCTAAATCTTTGTATGTTGTCATCTCCCCTTTGTCATACACTAGTTTAAAgttcttttattgtttttgtaattaatttaaaaatgttGTACTCCAGTTCTTCACCATCAATACTTGTGTTGTTCTATTCCTTTTTTGACTATTACTACCATGCCATTCTTTGACTATGCTCTATTCTCATTACAGTATAAGGTCAATTGTGTGCCTCAACTTGCCTAGCTTTTCTGGCGGACTAAATCCTTGGGGGACACCTAACAGCAAGAAGCTTCGAGATGTTCGTTCAAACATGTCATCTATTTTACTTATTTATGAGTAGTTAACCTTATCTTCAGAGTAAAGATTCAATCTGATAAATGCCTTTATGTATAATTTTACAGAGAGACTTGACTGCCCCATATGTAGATGATGGCCTTATTGAGGTCGTTGGTTTTAGAGATGCTTGGCATGGACTTGTTTTGCTTGCTCCAAATGGGCACGGAACTCGTCTTGCTCAGGTAATAAGTGAAATATGAGGCTAGTTTTCTTGCCATAATGGGAATAGTTTATGACTAAGTTCAGAACTTGTATGCATGGTAGCTTTTTGCACTGTTTCAGAGTGGACTCTGTGTTCATCATGCTAACAAGTTTCCATTCATTCTTTTGTGGTTATAGGCTCATCGAATCCGCTTTGAGTTTCACAAAGGTGCTGCAGACCACACTTTTATGAGGATTGATGGGGAACCATGGAAGCAACCCCTCCCTGTGAACGATGATACAGTTGTTGTAGAAATCTCCCACCTTGGTCAGGTAAACATGCTTGCGACACAGGATTGTAAGTCTAGAAGTTTCCACGATCCCTCAACACCTTCATCAAGTCATGGAGATGATGAAGACGATGATGGTAACGGAGATGACTCTGTATCAGGAGAAGAATATAGGAAGTTTGGTGCTGCAGACACATTTAAGATCCCAGATGGAGTTGATATCTCTCACCTCAGTTAAGCCAGTTCATGACTATCGAGCTATTTATATTCCCTTATATAACACTTTTCTGTCCTGTAATtgaagggtttttttttttgttttttttttttatgaaaaatatattgTCATTCATATGATCAGAATcgtgagaaagaaaaaaaaatgtgaagcAGCTGAAATCTGGTCTCTAGTGGACTTGTAAAGTACAACTTACATAGGTGTCATTCACCTTCTGTATTTATCAAATTattgttaattattttgttgattGAAATTTAATAACAGTATTAACTTTAATATTATGACTTAGAATATGTTGGGTcagatttaaatttaataagtgCCCATAGCAGTATCCTAGTTGATTAAGTAGCTCCTCTGTTCAAACATTTAATTTTGTCTACAAAGCTTTTGGTATTGGCATTTTGACAGAATTTTTTATGGCTTGGTGGAGCCTTGGTAACTGACTAAACAAATTGAACAATTACTGTAATTTTCTTTAGAGAGCACAACACAATATAATATGCTAAGAGCAAATTTGAGAAATAGACATGTTATAATACATTTGGGTCGATACAAAAGTATAAACGAAACAATTGAGAAACGTGTTGTAAACATGAACTGAAGAAAGAGGATAGGGTCATTAGCTGGTTTCTTGTTTTCACAAATATATGAATTATAAACGTACAAGCTGGTAAAAGGTACCTAGACTGTGAAAACTCCCAACATTACCTCAAAGTCATCGAAAAATAGCAAGTGATTCCCCATCCACCAGTGAATTACTGGCGTGCATACTGATAATCTCCCAAACATTTTGTAACAGCTTCATTGGCTGTCGAACCAGtcctttcttctcttttcttcttctccctgAAAGCCACAGCAATAATAGCACATAAAACCATGATTACTCAGAAAAGCACTACACAATTCACATTATTCAATCCTTCAATTAAATCTCAAATTTTCAGGTTTCATGTCACTTAAAAATGAATGAACTTGTCATTTGAGAATGGAAATTTGATTTTACACACCGCCATTACTTAATAACTCACAAGCAATCACACTTCAATAAAATTTGATGTTTGAGATAGTTTCATTTATGCAGAGATGATAATTTTAGATTCTGTAGTTTCAATCTTTTACTCTAAAACTCTGGacaattaataattatcatGTTCATACCTGGCAACATATTCCTTTAGCAGTTCCTTTGCCTGAACCAGTTTGGAAAGCAGATTGCGATATACATCAAGGTCCCGGTCCACACTTCTTTTGTTAATGTTCAAAGCTGTACAAAGCTGCAGGCCAGAAACCAAACTGTCAACGCTGAAACTTAAATAGACATCTTCCTTTGTCAATGAAATATTTACTAAAAAGTTCCTAGCTCTTCACTCTGGTTCAAAGATATATCGCTATTCTAAATTGATGAAAAACTTTAAATCAAGAGTTATTGTATCTTAAGTCTGTACAAATACGCTGCATGCACTGACAGAAAATCAAGAGTTAGCAGAGCTAGAATAAAACCTTCTTGTACAAATTTAACAAAACTATACAAAGTTGTCTATATCATAACTGAGACAAGGATAGAATCAGGAAGAAATATGCAATTTTTGCTCGTTTACCAACGTTGAAACTTTAAGGTTAGTTTTCACTGGGCGAACCATGAAGTTGGTAAAAGAATCAATCCTAAAGGTTGGAACACAAAAGATGTAACACGGTCCACTAGAAGTTGGCACATCTTTGGTATTGACCATCAATAGCACCAAACAAGGTTAAATACTGTTGAAATCTCTCGGCATTAGATTATAAGAAAAACTTGTGAAGCAAGAAAATGCATTCTAGAAAGAAACAAAATTTGGCTGAATAATAAGAGATGGCCTTATTGCTGCATGCACAATAACTTACAGCCTACCACACTTTGTGAGAAGAAGGGATTAGTAAAGAGCTAgtatcttttctttcttttcaagcCCAATATACTTTTTATTCAAGATGGATAGTAACAGACAAGTAAAAGTATACATTCAACAAATGTACCTTGCTTTAAAAAAATCAAGAGACTAGTAAGGGTGAATGACTACATCAGCACCTTTCCcacaaaaaataactaaattaatatGCATGATTTAACAATTTGACATGGAAAACATCGTTGAGTTCTGAAATTTAAGAGAATAAGGAGTATACCTTTTCCAATATTGTTGGTTCAGTTGCATTTGACAACTCAAGAAGACGAAAAAGACCTACAGCAAAGAACCTGCTGTAGCTGAAATTTCCATTGGCTGCTCTTTCTGAAATGTCCTTCAATATCTCCTCCACTTCTCCTTCTTTGGATGAAAACTCAACTAATGAGCTTGAATTCTGAGCCCGAGCCCACTCTTCCAACTTCTGTGAATCAGCTCTATAATGAATGACATGGTTTTCTTAGTTAATAATCTATCAGAATCCTTCCCGTACATATCTAATAAACTCAACAAATGCAAAGTAAATATTCCAAAATGTATTCTGCAGTTTATAAAAATGCAGTCCAAAATATGTTTCTTCAACTATTATGCCTATTGTCTAATAGGAAACAGTGTCTTCTAATGATTGTTGTTATGAGTCACTGAGAGATCGGTAGAAATGCAAATCAAATTTCTCAATTCTCATTTGTTTCCATTTATATAACATAGATGATGAAACTGGCGTAGTTTCCAGTCTTCTAAAGGCAAAGGATGTACAAGTACAACAAGAAATATATCGAATTGAACTTAAGAAAGAAGTACCGATTCAAAAATTCAATCAAAGAATAATAATCTAACTATATAGATAAAGCCATACCTATACTTTTCTGGGTCCTCATTTAACGCTTTTATGTATGCTTGGAAGATGGCTTCTCGGTCTTCATCGCTGGGGTATCCATCCATAAGTTGATCATATACAGTCACAAAACCAAGAGCAAAGATAGGATCATAACTGTatgacttcttgtattttatCAAGTGTTGCTGAACAAGCAGCTCCTGCAACACACTGTTATAGACACTTGGGATTGGTCGTTTGTAAGACTTGAGAAAATTTAACTTCGTGTCAGCTACAGTGGGTGAGTCTGCACattaagtaaataaatataCCATTACTAACAAGCTGTGtccatttttcaattagttgaaaaatctaaaacgCCAAGCTTGATAATAGATACTCCTCCAACAGACTATGGTCAATGGATACAGGAACCAAAAAGCAGGGTCCTAAATCCACTGAGCACAAATTCAGTGCCTAAGTTCCATTGCTATTGAATGAGATGATTGCCTAAAAAAatctaagaaaactaatgaaagaTAGTGATCTTGCAAAATTACAACTGTAGTTTTGTTTATGATttaccaaaacaaaaacaacTTCCCAAAGGAAAAATTCGTCctgaaaataatatttcaacCAACACAGTTTATAATTCAATGTTGTAAACTTCCTCAAGCACacaaaattttcactaagcgagCTTTATTTGTTAAATTTACTAAATCTGAGTATACTAAACATCAACAaacatacatattattttttatttttttttccttttttttctttgggGAAGGGGTGACATTAACAAACATGGAGCAAGGACCATGCCCGTGAGTTCACCCTCAGAAAATAGAAATGGCATGAGAAAAGCCAACCTGTAGTAGAAGACATGCAATTGATAACCATGCGAGAAGTCGAGTTTGAAGCTCGAAAACCTACAAATTGGCAGGAAAAGCTGGTGCGGCATCTGAACAACTCAGAATTCGAAGCTAAATTTCGAGACGACGATACCACGGCTCTTCTCTCAGAACATTGGCTAATCGCTGAGAAGGATAGGGAAGTAAGAGAAGCCATTTGATTTTAAACTCGCACCCAAGAACTaaaaacaagaagaagaagaatcagAGAGAGAGGGATTCAGAGTTGGAAATCTTCTGGGAAAATTATTGGCATTatggaaaataaaaaagaaaattttggAGTGAAAGTTTCAAAactgaaaaagagagagagacagagagaggtCCACGAAGGAAGGCTTATCCAGTGTGTGAAAGGTAATAAGCCTCTTGTGATTTTATCATTACCCCAATAATGTCGTGACACCTGTCATTATTTATGATTGTGATTTTTGATTTGTTGGACTTTTGACACTGttttcattctattttatttacaattttatcccttttgtttgtttttctttatgTTTTGGACCCTATAGGCCTAGAGATATTTCTGTGTGTAATATTGTATTGGGAAGTAGTCATTAAATGGGTTTCTTGCAAGTTTCTTTCTCCCTTCCTAGAGTACTCGTATGGGGAAGGTATAAGACTTCATTTCTATGAAAGGGTACTAAAAAATACCATCACCATTCACCACAACCACTACCAAAATGAGAATTGCTACGAGGCATTTATAGTCTTTAATATTACAAGAAAGTGTTATTCTATAAATAGTTAgcgattttttataatatttattaataaaataagtagGACACGAGTACACCCTCAAGTTTGCTAGGCAATATGCGTCTCTTTTAATATTTCTCTTATGAAAATATATGTAATGTATATAAAGGACAGATTATGATATGTttggataaaaaaaattgaacccTTATTCAAAGaaattataatttctaaaaatactataaaaatatgtatatttttgcaAATTATTTACTTTTGTTTTGGACTGTAAGTTTATAGTAATATAGGTTAatttaggtgccgtttggtaacaatttattttttaattttttaatcgcaaaatgaaagtaaaatttttatttttaaaaattttgtttttaaaaaacaaaaatacgttatggaaccacttttgtttttttaattttaaaaacagaaaacaaaattgtgttctgtaaagttcattttcattttcattttttgatcttatttacgtcgggtctaggtccggggtcgaaTTTGGGTTCAAGTCAAAGGTCGGGTTCAGCACTAGGGCCGTGGGGGGATTTGGTCCGGGTCTGATCGAAGTCCaagatattaattaaaaaaaaactgtttaaaaaaatattgaaagtgattttttttttttttaaattttgattctcaattaaaaaattaaaaagtaaaaatagttttatagaacatgtttttgatttttttttttttttcactttttcaaattttaaaacaaaaaactgattcAAAAATTGTTACCAACCGACACCTTAGATTTTTAtctctaaattttgatatgtactaaatcatgttacttGAACTTTTCAGGTCGTTAGAAATTTTCTCTGaaatattgagattgttagatttaagaacttatgtctaatttcattcaattttactaatatgGCGATTGTCCATATACTAAATCGTAcccttaaattttaatatttacaacGTCATGCCCCCTAAACTATAACATGTACCGAATTGTGCTTCCTAAATTTTTATTCACGTCAGATTTCTTAAGTAAAAGTTCTTAAATCGAACAATCTTAATAATTTGAGGGAAATTTTTAAGGACTTAAATAGTTCATGAGACAAGATTTGGTATGTGTCTAAGCTcaatgataaaaattaaaattaaccataaatatatttacaaataCACAAgtatttttacataaaatatatacagtagaacttctatttaagaatactctattcaagaataacctctaatttgttataaaaaaatcaactcccgatttgggccagttataaataaaaataacctctaaattgtaattagttatatattttccaagtcccgtattaacaaagtatacctctatataagaataattacatcttaataaaatatatactgttgaaaattattttaccaggatcttagatctactcacaagtatgttgattaacaccctaaatatgaactttctaaaacgatgaaataaacacatataaagtttaggaaaccttacattgggtgcagcggaatataatgactccttccgttcagatatctagcccttg includes:
- the LOC115701413 gene encoding diacylglycerol kinase 5, which produces MADSDTNTNFLKEFKIPNYILLPNEPKEHISAEDEPKCPVIVFINSKSGGQLGGDLLVTYSCLLNKNQVFDLGEEGPDKILRRIYVNLAQLQREGDKFATHIQENLRLIVAGGDGTAGWLLGVVSDLKLSHPPAIATVPLGTGNNLPFAFGWGKKNPGTDENAVKSFLAQVMEAKEMKIDSWHIMMRMRAPKEGSCDPIAPLELPHSLHAFHRVSDTDELNKEGCHTFRGGFWNYFSMGMDAQVSYAFHSERKLHPEKFKNQLINQSTYAKIVGSQGWFFASLFHHSSRNIAQLAKVSIMKKQGSWVELTIPQSIRSIVCLNLPSFSGGLNPWGTPNSKKLRDRDLTAPYVDDGLIEVVGFRDAWHGLVLLAPNGHGTRLAQAHRIRFEFHKGAADHTFMRIDGEPWKQPLPVNDDTVVVEISHLGQVNMLATQDCKSRSFHDPSTPSSSHGDDEDDDGNGDDSVSGEEYRKFGAADTFKIPDGVDISHLS
- the LOC115701414 gene encoding protein THYLAKOID FORMATION1, chloroplastic, producing MASLTSLSFSAISQCSERRAVVSSSRNLASNSELFRCRTSFSCQFVGFRASNSTSRMVINCMSSTTDSPTVADTKLNFLKSYKRPIPSVYNSVLQELLVQQHLIKYKKSYSYDPIFALGFVTVYDQLMDGYPSDEDREAIFQAYIKALNEDPEKYRADSQKLEEWARAQNSSSLVEFSSKEGEVEEILKDISERAANGNFSYSRFFAVGLFRLLELSNATEPTILEKLCTALNINKRSVDRDLDVYRNLLSKLVQAKELLKEYVAREKKKREERTGSTANEAVTKCLGDYQYARQ